Proteins from a genomic interval of Kitasatospora kifunensis:
- a CDS encoding alpha/beta fold hydrolase, translating to MTHHQFVELPTQRLAYRESTGQGRPVILVHGNSSSSRTWQRLLEGPFGQRFRCLAPDLPGHGNSPRATAGYSIPLYTRTLAAFARATKAHGALVVGWSLGGHIALEAASELPEPAGFALFGTPPLAGPESMGEAFLPHPALGVGFSSEVSPDEARAYALSQLAPGSPLSPAAATADILTTDPAARTDLAATLASGAFADELTIARELQQPLALLQGSADQLVSLAYLQSIAPSLPTLWRGEVHLIPAAGHSPQEETPEALACLLTEFESDLGPRAA from the coding sequence ATGACGCATCATCAGTTCGTCGAACTCCCCACCCAGCGGCTCGCCTACCGCGAGAGCACCGGCCAGGGCCGCCCGGTCATCCTCGTGCACGGCAACTCCAGCTCCTCCCGCACCTGGCAGCGACTACTGGAGGGCCCGTTCGGACAGCGCTTCCGCTGCCTCGCGCCGGACCTGCCCGGACACGGCAACTCCCCACGCGCCACCGCCGGTTACTCGATCCCGCTCTACACCCGCACCCTCGCGGCGTTCGCCCGCGCCACCAAGGCGCACGGCGCGCTGGTCGTGGGCTGGAGCCTTGGCGGACACATCGCCCTCGAAGCCGCATCCGAACTGCCCGAGCCCGCCGGCTTCGCGCTCTTCGGCACCCCACCGCTGGCCGGCCCCGAGTCGATGGGCGAGGCCTTCCTGCCGCACCCCGCGCTCGGCGTGGGCTTCAGCTCCGAGGTCAGCCCGGACGAGGCCCGCGCCTACGCGCTGAGCCAGCTCGCCCCCGGCTCACCACTCTCCCCGGCAGCGGCCACCGCCGACATCCTGACCACCGACCCGGCCGCCCGCACCGACCTCGCAGCCACCCTCGCCTCGGGCGCCTTCGCCGACGAACTCACCATCGCCCGCGAACTCCAGCAGCCACTCGCCCTCCTACAGGGCTCCGCAGATCAACTGGTCAGCCTCGCCTACCTGCAGTCGATCGCGCCGTCCCTGCCCACCCTGTGGCGCGGCGAGGTGCACCTGATCCCCGCCGCCGGACACTCCCCACAGGAGGAGACCCCGGAGGCGCTCGCTTGCCTGCTGACGGAGTTCGAGTCGGACCTCGGCCCCAGAGCTGCGTGA
- a CDS encoding universal stress protein, with translation MVERRRVVVGVSGSLGSLAALHRAAEEARRTEAELLTVLAWTPPGGEHSVRRAPCPPLISACRETAVERLGTALAEAFPTGLVGVPLKCVAVRGEAGPALVAAANGPDDVLIVGAGGGGWWRRLRPSVTGYCVRHAGCPVLTVPRPQLLREPASFERRNAYHLPLETVEAMAATETAGGR, from the coding sequence ATGGTCGAGCGGCGGCGGGTCGTCGTGGGGGTCAGTGGCTCGCTGGGCAGTCTGGCGGCGCTGCACCGGGCGGCCGAGGAGGCTCGGCGGACCGAGGCCGAGCTGTTGACCGTGCTGGCGTGGACTCCGCCGGGGGGTGAGCACAGTGTGCGCCGGGCGCCCTGCCCGCCGCTGATCTCGGCCTGCCGGGAGACGGCTGTCGAGCGGCTCGGAACGGCGTTGGCCGAGGCGTTCCCGACCGGGCTGGTGGGGGTGCCGCTGAAGTGTGTCGCGGTGCGCGGGGAGGCGGGGCCGGCGTTGGTGGCGGCGGCGAACGGGCCGGACGACGTGCTGATCGTGGGTGCGGGCGGCGGTGGGTGGTGGCGGCGGTTGCGGCCCTCGGTGACCGGCTACTGCGTTCGGCATGCAGGGTGCCCGGTGCTGACCGTGCCGCGGCCGCAACTGCTGCGCGAGCCGGCGTCGTTCGAGCGCCGCAATGCGTACCACCTGCCGCTGGAGACGGTGGAGGCGATGGCGGCGACGGAGACCGCCGGCGGCCGCTGA
- a CDS encoding YajQ family cyclic di-GMP-binding protein, with protein MADSSFDIVSKVEKQEVDNAINQTSREIATRYDFKNVGATIGWTGERIELKADGEERVKAILDVFQSKLIARKISLKALDAGEPQLSGKEYKIFATIKEGISQEDAKKISKIIRDEGPKGVKAQVQGEELRVSSKSRDDLQAVQALLKGKDLDFAIQYVNYR; from the coding sequence ATGGCCGACTCCAGTTTCGACATCGTCTCGAAGGTCGAGAAGCAGGAGGTCGACAACGCGATCAACCAGACCTCCCGCGAGATCGCCACCCGCTACGACTTCAAGAACGTCGGCGCGACCATCGGTTGGACGGGTGAACGGATCGAGCTGAAGGCAGACGGCGAGGAGCGGGTCAAGGCCATCCTCGACGTGTTCCAGAGCAAGCTGATCGCGCGCAAGATCTCGTTGAAGGCGCTGGACGCGGGCGAGCCGCAGCTGTCCGGCAAGGAGTACAAGATCTTCGCGACGATCAAGGAGGGCATCTCCCAGGAGGACGCCAAGAAGATCTCCAAGATCATCCGCGACGAGGGCCCGAAGGGCGTCAAGGCCCAGGTCCAGGGCGAGGAGCTGCGCGTCTCCTCGAAGAGCCGCGACGACCTGCAGGCGGTGCAGGCGCTGCTCAAGGGCAAGGACCTGGACTTCGCGATCCAGTACGTGAACTACCGCTGA